From a region of the Pseudoxanthomonas sp. X-1 genome:
- a CDS encoding ATP-binding protein, with amino-acid sequence MERRCAGLRRVLWTLALCCAVAEVHAQVPQRPVFRLTATAEGLPSTSITALATDRTGYLWMTTYDGLARFDGTEFTVWQHDPRDPASVAGNLQQALYVDPGDRVWVATAGVSVLDAERRGFRHYRRAQYPQMRSDDVYAIAGVGGQVWFGTNGGGLYRIDEDGALTRFDHASTGGVLPSDVVTSLATDMRGRLWVGTEAGLAYVQEGRLHASPAGGPGPLAVFSLTRVGDALWAGTRAGPRILGRDEVWRAPPWSAMFEGANQILAVADAGEGESWLGTANGLWLTHGAQAPQWIRDRDGLFDRHFVTGFQAVAGGGLWMGVVGRGLAFLRPDWRRLAVLPAAKGTSISPYCTVAPGRHGLLWQTDAAGTLEQVDRRTGEVTVTALHGIDPLHLGLTSAVQDRRGALWLGVRPAALVRVDPATGARRDWPLRSAGHVDFAPETLLEDARGDIWLGTPIAVQRRDGRSGQVLDAFERHPLTGVELAFQQLRLGPDGEPWIASGTGLLRWDPAARRLLPVDGPDGALEISGFVPESAQALWVFRIGELERWQRHEGRWRLARRIGSGLPNVSANGMQRDAQGRLWLATPRGLLRVDVSDPRRVAVRTFGVRDGLSSQEFLEKCLYRFEDGVLASTTSDGALVLIDPAAPDRAARAPPLLLKPPTVVRAGRVETLPGPTPRLRPDDRELRVGMRLLAFDDVAGSRYRSRLLGLDPDWVDQGASGDRVLSALAPGDYTLALQGFDASGNASAVHRLQFSVAPPWWRSAPGLLALSLLGLCLLLIGAWAYRRRVQRRSVWQLEQHKRVLAEQASQAKTHFLATLGHEVRTPMTGVLGMSELLAATPLDARQRGYVAAIQKAGAHLLRLVNDALDLARIEAGRLELDAQDFDPRELLGEVAALIAPTAQRKGLAFDWRVQADVPRALRGDPLRVRQIAMNLLGNAVKFTERGRVGLHAQATAEGVALIVSDTGPGMDAEQQARLFQRFEQAEGARTTARYGGSGLGLAICQELAVAMGGRIAVESAPGQGTRFIAHLPLPAAAERGTPAGSDRVPRDASPLSVLLVEDDPTIAQVISGLLQARGHRVRAVAHGLAALAEARVERFDIALLDLDLPGLDGLALATQLRAQGLDLPLLAVTARADAQAEPLARAAGFDGFLRKPITGDLLDEAIAAVLAGRRG; translated from the coding sequence ATGGAACGCCGGTGCGCGGGGCTGCGCCGTGTGCTCTGGACGCTGGCGCTGTGCTGCGCCGTGGCGGAGGTCCACGCGCAAGTGCCGCAGCGGCCGGTGTTCCGCCTGACCGCGACCGCCGAGGGCCTGCCCTCCACCTCCATCACCGCGCTGGCCACCGATCGCACCGGCTATCTGTGGATGACCACCTACGATGGACTGGCGCGCTTCGACGGGACCGAGTTCACCGTCTGGCAGCACGACCCGCGCGACCCCGCCTCGGTGGCCGGCAACCTGCAGCAGGCCCTGTATGTCGACCCGGGCGACCGCGTGTGGGTGGCCACTGCCGGCGTGAGCGTGCTCGATGCCGAGCGCCGCGGCTTCCGCCACTACCGCCGCGCGCAGTACCCGCAGATGCGCAGCGACGACGTGTACGCGATCGCCGGCGTGGGCGGACAGGTCTGGTTCGGCACCAACGGCGGCGGCCTGTACCGCATCGACGAAGACGGCGCGCTGACCCGCTTCGATCACGCCAGTACCGGCGGCGTGCTGCCCTCGGATGTGGTCACCAGCCTGGCCACGGACATGCGCGGACGCCTCTGGGTCGGCACCGAGGCCGGGCTGGCCTACGTCCAGGAGGGCCGGCTGCACGCGTCGCCGGCGGGCGGGCCCGGCCCGCTGGCGGTGTTCTCGCTGACCCGCGTCGGCGATGCGCTGTGGGCCGGTACCCGTGCCGGGCCGCGCATCCTGGGGCGCGACGAGGTCTGGCGCGCGCCGCCCTGGTCGGCGATGTTCGAAGGCGCCAACCAGATTCTGGCGGTGGCCGATGCCGGTGAAGGCGAATCCTGGCTCGGCACCGCCAACGGCCTGTGGCTGACGCATGGCGCCCAGGCGCCGCAGTGGATCCGCGACCGCGACGGGCTGTTCGACCGTCACTTCGTCACCGGCTTCCAGGCGGTGGCCGGCGGCGGCCTGTGGATGGGGGTGGTCGGCAGGGGGCTGGCGTTCCTGCGTCCGGACTGGCGTCGTCTGGCGGTGCTGCCCGCGGCCAAGGGCACGTCGATCAGTCCGTACTGCACCGTCGCCCCCGGTCGCCACGGCCTGCTGTGGCAGACCGATGCGGCCGGCACGCTGGAGCAGGTCGATCGCCGCACCGGCGAGGTGACGGTCACCGCCCTGCATGGCATCGACCCGCTGCACCTGGGCCTGACCAGCGCGGTGCAGGACCGCCGCGGCGCGCTGTGGCTGGGCGTGCGCCCGGCCGCGCTGGTGCGCGTGGACCCGGCCACCGGCGCGCGCCGCGATTGGCCGCTGCGCAGCGCGGGGCACGTGGATTTCGCTCCCGAGACCCTGCTGGAGGACGCACGCGGCGACATCTGGCTGGGCACGCCAATCGCCGTGCAGCGACGCGACGGACGCAGCGGGCAGGTGCTGGATGCCTTCGAACGGCATCCGCTCACCGGTGTGGAGCTGGCCTTCCAGCAGCTGCGCCTGGGGCCCGATGGCGAACCGTGGATCGCCAGCGGCACCGGCCTGCTGCGCTGGGACCCGGCCGCGCGGCGGCTGCTGCCGGTGGACGGCCCGGACGGCGCGCTGGAGATCTCCGGCTTCGTGCCCGAATCGGCGCAGGCGCTGTGGGTCTTCCGCATCGGCGAGCTCGAACGCTGGCAGCGGCACGAAGGCCGCTGGCGGCTGGCGCGCCGGATCGGATCCGGCCTGCCCAACGTGTCGGCCAACGGCATGCAGCGCGACGCCCAGGGCCGGCTGTGGCTGGCCACCCCGCGCGGCCTGCTGCGCGTGGACGTGTCCGATCCGCGGCGCGTCGCGGTGCGCACCTTCGGCGTGCGCGACGGGCTGAGCAGCCAGGAGTTCCTGGAGAAATGCCTGTACCGGTTCGAGGACGGCGTGCTGGCCTCGACCACCAGCGATGGCGCGCTGGTGCTGATCGACCCGGCCGCGCCCGACCGCGCCGCGCGCGCTCCGCCGCTGCTGCTGAAGCCGCCCACGGTGGTGCGCGCGGGGCGGGTCGAGACGCTGCCCGGGCCGACGCCGCGCCTGCGTCCGGACGACCGCGAACTGCGCGTGGGCATGCGGCTGCTGGCCTTCGACGACGTGGCCGGCAGTCGCTACCGCTCGCGCCTGCTCGGGCTGGACCCGGACTGGGTCGACCAGGGCGCCAGCGGCGATCGCGTGCTTTCCGCCCTGGCCCCGGGCGACTACACGCTGGCGCTGCAGGGCTTCGACGCCAGCGGCAACGCCTCGGCCGTGCACCGGCTGCAGTTCAGCGTGGCCCCGCCGTGGTGGCGCAGCGCGCCCGGCCTGCTCGCCCTGTCGCTGCTGGGGCTGTGCCTGCTGCTGATCGGCGCCTGGGCGTACCGGCGCCGTGTGCAGCGGCGCAGCGTCTGGCAGTTGGAGCAGCACAAACGCGTGCTGGCCGAACAGGCCTCGCAGGCCAAGACCCATTTCCTGGCCACGCTCGGCCACGAAGTGCGCACGCCGATGACCGGCGTGCTGGGCATGAGCGAACTGCTGGCGGCCACGCCGCTGGATGCGCGCCAGCGCGGCTACGTCGCGGCGATCCAGAAGGCCGGCGCGCACCTGCTGCGGCTGGTCAACGATGCGCTGGACCTGGCCCGCATCGAGGCCGGGCGGCTGGAACTGGACGCGCAGGACTTCGACCCGCGCGAGCTGCTGGGCGAGGTGGCCGCGCTCATCGCGCCGACGGCGCAGCGCAAGGGCCTGGCCTTCGACTGGCGGGTGCAGGCGGACGTGCCGCGCGCCCTGCGCGGCGATCCGCTGCGCGTGCGCCAGATCGCGATGAACCTGCTGGGCAACGCGGTCAAGTTCACCGAGCGCGGCCGCGTCGGCCTGCATGCGCAGGCCACGGCCGAGGGCGTGGCGCTCATCGTCAGCGACACCGGGCCGGGCATGGACGCCGAGCAGCAGGCGCGGCTGTTCCAGCGCTTCGAGCAGGCCGAGGGCGCGCGCACCACCGCGCGCTATGGCGGCAGCGGCCTGGGGCTGGCGATCTGCCAGGAGCTGGCCGTGGCCATGGGCGGGCGGATCGCGGTGGAGAGCGCGCCGGGGCAGGGCACGCGCTTCATCGCCCACCTGCCGCTGCCCGCGGCGGCGGAACGGGGGACGCCTGCAGGATCCGATCGCGTCCCTCGCGATGCGTCGCCGCTGTCCGTGCTGCTGGTCGAGGACGATCCCACCATCGCGCAGGTCATCAGCGGCCTGCTGCAGGCGCGCGGCCACCGCGTGCGCGCCGTGGCGCACGGGCTGGCGGCGCTGGCCGAGGCGCGCGTGGAGCGCTTCGACATCGCCCTGCTCGACCTGGACCTGCCCGGCCTGGACGGCCTGGCCCTGGCCACCCAGCTGCGCGCGCAGGGTCTGGACCTGCCGCTGCTGGCGGTCACCGCGCGTGCCGATGCGCAGGCCGAGCCGTTGGCGCGGGCCGCCGGTTTCGACGGGTTCCTGCGCAAGCCGATCACCGGCGATCTGCTCGACGAGGCGATCGCGGCGGTGCTCGCTGGGCGGCGCGGATGA
- a CDS encoding WGR domain-containing protein: MRVLLQQHPSVGQAPRYLQLTLQPDLFGGWELLREAGQVGGRGQLRREQFMAQAEATAAFEKLRDTHLKRGYQVMFVHGFDAPRA, encoded by the coding sequence ATGCGCGTCCTTCTCCAGCAACACCCCAGCGTGGGCCAGGCGCCCCGCTACCTGCAGCTGACCCTGCAGCCGGACCTGTTCGGCGGCTGGGAGCTGCTGCGCGAGGCCGGCCAGGTCGGGGGGCGCGGGCAGCTGCGACGCGAGCAGTTCATGGCCCAGGCCGAGGCCACGGCGGCATTCGAGAAGCTGCGCGACACCCACCTCAAGCGCGGGTACCAGGTGATGTTCGTGCACGGCTTCGACGCCCCGCGCGCCTAG
- a CDS encoding YceI family protein yields MPNPPRPRTLLSRACLLTALAMPGTAWAGSETYQLDPVHTRVLFSVSHAGFSQAMGTVSGSTGLVEFDPDDWSRARVQVSVPLERADLGDAAWNKAVAASNLLDVKDHPRAEFVSTRVVPRGGDHFDVVGQLTLHGVTREVTLAVTFNQLKRHPLPPFRRTVGFSATTMLSRAAFGIDAWPSVIGDAVQLNLQVEATRTREELAPAAAAPAAAETPPGEATPTPTQEPTTP; encoded by the coding sequence ATGCCCAATCCACCCCGCCCCCGCACGCTGCTGTCCCGCGCCTGCCTGCTCACCGCGCTGGCCATGCCTGGCACCGCCTGGGCCGGCAGCGAGACCTACCAGCTCGATCCGGTCCACACCCGGGTGCTGTTCTCCGTCTCGCACGCCGGCTTCTCGCAGGCGATGGGCACGGTGTCGGGCAGCACCGGGCTGGTGGAGTTCGACCCCGACGACTGGAGCCGCGCGCGGGTCCAGGTCAGCGTGCCGCTGGAGCGCGCCGACCTGGGCGATGCGGCCTGGAACAAGGCGGTGGCCGCCTCCAACCTGCTCGACGTCAAGGACCACCCGCGCGCCGAGTTCGTCTCCACCCGCGTCGTGCCGCGCGGCGGCGATCACTTCGACGTGGTCGGCCAGCTGACCCTGCATGGCGTCACCCGCGAGGTCACCCTGGCGGTGACCTTCAACCAGCTCAAGCGCCACCCGCTGCCGCCGTTCCGGCGCACGGTGGGCTTCTCGGCCACCACCATGCTCAGCCGCGCGGCGTTCGGCATCGACGCCTGGCCCTCGGTGATCGGCGATGCGGTGCAGCTGAACCTGCAGGTGGAAGCCACGCGCACGCGCGAGGAACTCGCCCCTGCCGCCGCCGCGCCCGCTGCCGCCGAAACCCCACCCGGCGAGGCCACGCCGACGCCCACCCAGGAGCCCACCACCCCATGA
- the hemE gene encoding uroporphyrinogen decarboxylase, producing MPPLKNDRLLRALRRQPTDRTPVWLMRQAGRYLPEYRATRARAGSFLGMAKHPEIACEVTLQPLARFELDAAILFSDILTIPDAMGLELYFVEGEGPRFRHTVRSADEVARLGVPDMETGLRYVMDAVRLIRRELDGRVPLIGFSGSPWTLACYMVEGGGSKDFARIKAMALNDPDTLHALLKVNTDAVIAYLAAQHAAGAQALQVFDTWGGVLSPAMYREFSLPYLQRIAAELERGHGAERAPLILFGKGNAAHLEALAASGTEAVGVDWLVELGEAARRTAGTVALQGNLDPAVLYGSPAAIDAQVRQVLDSYAAGNGGSREGHVFNLGHGMSPDMNPDHVAALVDAVHRHSAR from the coding sequence CTGCCGCCGCTCAAGAACGATCGCCTGCTGCGCGCCCTGCGCCGCCAGCCCACCGACCGCACGCCCGTGTGGCTGATGCGCCAGGCCGGGCGCTACCTGCCCGAGTACCGCGCCACGCGCGCGCGCGCCGGCAGCTTCCTGGGCATGGCCAAGCATCCGGAGATCGCCTGCGAGGTCACGCTGCAGCCGCTGGCGCGGTTCGAGCTGGACGCGGCCATCCTGTTCTCCGACATCCTCACCATCCCCGACGCGATGGGGCTGGAGCTGTACTTCGTCGAAGGCGAAGGCCCCAGATTCCGCCACACCGTGCGCAGCGCCGACGAGGTCGCGCGCCTGGGCGTGCCGGACATGGAGACCGGGCTGCGCTACGTGATGGACGCGGTGCGCCTGATTCGCCGCGAGCTGGACGGCCGCGTGCCGCTGATCGGCTTCTCCGGCAGCCCGTGGACGCTGGCCTGCTACATGGTCGAAGGCGGCGGCAGCAAGGACTTCGCCCGGATCAAGGCGATGGCGCTCAACGATCCGGACACGCTGCACGCGCTGCTCAAGGTCAATACCGATGCGGTGATCGCCTACCTGGCCGCGCAGCACGCGGCCGGCGCGCAGGCGCTGCAGGTGTTCGACACCTGGGGCGGCGTGCTGAGCCCGGCCATGTACCGCGAGTTCTCCCTACCCTACCTGCAGCGGATCGCCGCCGAGCTGGAACGCGGACACGGCGCCGAGCGCGCGCCGCTGATCCTGTTCGGCAAGGGCAACGCCGCGCACCTGGAAGCGCTGGCCGCCAGCGGCACCGAGGCGGTCGGCGTGGACTGGCTGGTGGAACTCGGCGAAGCCGCGCGCCGCACCGCCGGCACGGTGGCGCTGCAGGGCAACCTGGATCCTGCCGTGCTCTACGGCTCGCCCGCGGCGATCGACGCCCAGGTCAGGCAGGTGCTGGACAGCTACGCGGCCGGCAACGGCGGTTCACGCGAGGGCCATGTGTTCAACCTCGGACACGGCATGTCGCCGGACATGAATCCCGATCACGTCGCCGCGCTGGTCGACGCGGTGCATCGGCACAGCGCGCGCTGA
- a CDS encoding helix-turn-helix domain-containing protein, whose amino-acid sequence MSPHRIAVVAFDRISPFHLAVPCQVFESRAEPDLPAFELRVCAAEPGPLRTDAGFSVQPACGLEGLKGADTVIVPSWRDRDEPAPGVLVEALRRVHAAGAQLVGLCLGTFVLADAGLLDRRPATTHWAALETFARRHPRVRLQPDVLYVDDGDVLTSAGTVAGIDCCLHLVRRLHGAEVANRIARRLVVAPHRQGGQTQYIEQPLPTDPGDERLGQVLEWAMTHLDQRLDVDTLAARALMSRRTFTRRFRQATGASVGDWLAHQRLARAQRLLETSDLALDRVAAEAGFGSAISLRQRFAATLGTSPSTYRRSFRG is encoded by the coding sequence ATGTCGCCGCATCGCATCGCCGTGGTCGCCTTCGACCGCATCAGCCCCTTCCACCTGGCCGTGCCGTGCCAGGTGTTCGAGTCGCGCGCGGAGCCGGACCTGCCCGCCTTCGAGCTGCGCGTCTGTGCGGCCGAGCCCGGTCCGCTGCGCACCGATGCCGGCTTCAGCGTCCAGCCCGCCTGCGGCCTGGAGGGCCTGAAAGGCGCGGACACGGTGATCGTGCCCTCCTGGCGCGATCGGGACGAACCGGCACCGGGAGTGCTGGTCGAGGCGCTGCGGCGCGTCCATGCCGCCGGCGCGCAGTTGGTCGGGCTGTGCCTGGGCACCTTCGTGCTGGCCGATGCGGGGCTGCTCGATCGCCGTCCGGCGACCACGCACTGGGCCGCGCTGGAGACCTTCGCCCGGCGCCATCCGCGGGTGCGGCTGCAGCCGGATGTGCTGTACGTGGATGATGGCGATGTGCTGACCTCGGCCGGCACCGTGGCCGGCATCGACTGCTGCCTGCATCTGGTGCGCCGCCTGCACGGCGCCGAGGTCGCCAACCGCATCGCGCGGCGGCTGGTGGTCGCGCCGCACCGCCAGGGCGGGCAGACCCAGTACATCGAGCAGCCGTTGCCCACCGACCCGGGCGACGAGCGGCTGGGACAGGTCCTCGAATGGGCCATGACGCACCTGGACCAGCGTCTGGACGTGGATACGCTGGCCGCGCGCGCGCTGATGAGCCGGCGCACCTTCACCCGGCGCTTCCGCCAGGCGACCGGCGCCAGCGTCGGCGACTGGCTGGCGCACCAGCGCCTGGCGCGCGCGCAGCGGCTGCTGGAGACCAGCGACCTGGCGCTGGATCGCGTCGCGGCCGAGGCGGGATTCGGCAGCGCCATCTCGCTGCGCCAGCGCTTCGCCGCCACGCTTGGGACATCGCCGTCCACCTATCGGCGCAGCTTTCGCGGTTGA
- a CDS encoding GNAT family N-acetyltransferase, whose translation MQPVLETERLLLRPYLAADAADVQRLAGDARVADTTANIPHPYPDGAAQAWIAGQASALAAGTRIVYAVTLRRDGALIGTVDLHEMSRTHARAMLGYWIGVPYWGQGYATEATRRLIDHGHTAHGLSRIGGACLARNPASARVMEKAGLRLEGRLVAHECKHGVFEDLLLYGRILPGRISSPSPA comes from the coding sequence ATGCAGCCGGTCCTGGAAACGGAGCGCCTGCTGCTGCGCCCCTACCTGGCCGCGGACGCGGCGGATGTACAGCGCCTGGCCGGCGACGCGCGCGTGGCCGACACCACGGCCAACATCCCGCATCCCTATCCGGACGGCGCAGCGCAGGCCTGGATCGCCGGGCAGGCCTCGGCGCTGGCCGCCGGCACGCGCATCGTCTACGCGGTGACGCTGCGCCGGGACGGCGCGCTGATCGGCACCGTCGATCTGCACGAGATGTCCCGCACCCATGCGCGGGCGATGCTGGGCTACTGGATCGGCGTGCCGTACTGGGGCCAGGGCTATGCCACCGAAGCGACGCGCCGCCTGATCGACCATGGCCATACCGCGCACGGCCTGAGCCGCATCGGCGGGGCCTGCCTGGCGCGCAACCCGGCCTCGGCGCGGGTCATGGAAAAGGCCGGCCTGCGCCTGGAGGGCCGCCTGGTCGCGCACGAATGCAAGCACGGGGTCTTCGAGGACCTGCTGCTGTACGGCCGGATCCTGCCCGGCCGCATTTCCTCGCCCTCACCCGCCTGA
- a CDS encoding two-component regulator propeller domain-containing protein — MWGRVIVLWSLLAWCGLAAARVPLTPQPRQMGVADGLPSATINAFAEDHLGYLWMASSDGLARYDGRGFRIWRMEHGLRDNQLWSLYVDAQNQLWIGTENEGIAVLDADRRDFRFYNRANTPQLRSNTIWCIAATPDGSLWFGTMAGGLTRRLPDGRFEHFRANPKDPRALPGRDVVHLALTPDGSLWVGTRSGLARWTGHDFERVPSSALPSPKINRLTVEADGSLWVATSRGVSLRKPDGKWVRDPWRPVSDIPILQTMLRDSAGTYWFDTAAGMGYKAADGTVRNVPLYSVSARGVVKPNWMGGYEDRDGGLWFASLNAGLWHLPANWRQFAVLTNDASDPSTMTNPYVLAQAPSRRGGLWLVGTRGALDWLDPASGRVEQHVQPLDPVNWPQSVEEDSQGRVWVGLSDKLLRYDPASGRRREWTLDDASDRPLPGGQAELRRCGAQLWISANSGGLQLRDEQGHVLRNLERGSDDYPTGLMVQQMRCDAAQRLWLATNQGVLTWDAARGRLAAVPGGPEQPLFSLALAGDGSVWTGRMGQLDHYAWNGQRLTRLQSIGLAQDFPAIAPTGMRIDARGVVWTTSSRGLARVDPVKGMVRTYSVRDGLPNPEVRPNTLVQAASGQLSMTTPDGLVLFDPARLVPSARRPDLQFEFVGVRRGDRGLDLTHTVNPLLDSEDRDLHVIARLLSFTGAEGTTYRYRLSGYDPGWVEVGNTGERIFSRLPPGRYALEVQGRSSDSVWSQVRTLRFRVAPPWWQSPWGVACMAGLLIVLIAWWMHAYRRRLRRRTEWQMAQHRRSVAEQASQAKTQFLATLGHEVRTPMTGVLGMSELLLATKLDERQHRYIRAIQNAGRHLLRLVNDALDLARIEAGRLELDQQDFDLRELLDEVVALTAPMAERRGLTFTSEIDPRLPAALRGDAVRVRQILLNLLGNAVKFTERGQVSLQARPLDGQGLRLVVSDTGPGINAEQQARLFQRFEQGDGAHTRYGGSGLGLAISQELAGAMGGGIAVESTPGQGTRFVVDLPLPAAQGDGAAGGVHAETAEGPLSVLLVEDDATIAEVIVGLLQARGHRVRAVPHGLAALAEATMAHFDIALLDLDLPGMDGLALARELRRQGFAPPLLAVTARTDAQAEVQAREAGFDGFLRKPVTGELLAAAMTAARAAANLRKD, encoded by the coding sequence ATGTGGGGACGCGTGATCGTGTTGTGGAGCCTGCTGGCCTGGTGCGGGCTGGCCGCCGCGCGCGTGCCGCTGACGCCGCAGCCGCGGCAGATGGGCGTGGCCGACGGCCTGCCCAGCGCCACCATCAACGCCTTCGCCGAGGACCACTTGGGCTATCTGTGGATGGCCAGCAGCGACGGCCTGGCACGCTACGACGGCCGCGGCTTCCGCATCTGGCGGATGGAGCACGGACTCAGGGACAACCAGCTGTGGTCGCTGTACGTCGATGCGCAGAACCAGTTGTGGATCGGCACCGAGAACGAGGGCATCGCGGTGCTGGACGCCGACCGCCGCGACTTCCGCTTCTACAACCGCGCCAACACGCCCCAGCTGCGCAGCAACACCATCTGGTGCATCGCCGCCACGCCGGACGGCAGCCTGTGGTTCGGCACCATGGCCGGAGGCCTGACCCGGCGCCTGCCGGACGGGCGCTTCGAACACTTCCGGGCCAATCCCAAGGACCCACGGGCGCTGCCGGGGCGCGACGTGGTGCACCTGGCGCTGACGCCGGACGGCAGCCTGTGGGTGGGCACGCGCTCGGGCCTGGCGCGCTGGACCGGGCACGACTTCGAACGGGTGCCGTCCTCCGCCCTGCCTTCCCCCAAGATCAACCGTCTCACCGTCGAAGCCGACGGCAGCCTGTGGGTGGCGACCAGCCGTGGCGTGTCGCTGCGCAAACCCGACGGGAAGTGGGTGCGCGACCCCTGGAGGCCGGTCTCGGACATCCCGATCCTGCAGACCATGCTGCGCGACAGCGCCGGGACCTACTGGTTCGATACCGCCGCCGGCATGGGCTACAAGGCCGCCGACGGCACGGTGCGCAACGTGCCGCTGTACAGCGTCTCGGCGCGCGGGGTGGTCAAGCCCAACTGGATGGGCGGCTACGAGGACCGCGACGGCGGCCTGTGGTTCGCCAGCCTCAACGCGGGGCTGTGGCACCTGCCGGCCAACTGGCGCCAGTTCGCCGTGCTCACCAACGACGCCAGCGACCCCAGCACCATGACCAATCCCTACGTGCTGGCGCAGGCGCCATCGCGGCGCGGCGGGCTGTGGCTGGTCGGAACGCGCGGCGCGCTGGACTGGCTGGACCCGGCGAGCGGCCGCGTGGAGCAGCACGTCCAGCCGCTGGACCCGGTCAACTGGCCGCAGTCGGTGGAGGAGGACAGCCAGGGCCGGGTCTGGGTGGGGTTGAGCGACAAGCTGTTGCGCTACGACCCGGCCAGCGGCCGGCGGCGCGAGTGGACCCTGGACGACGCCTCCGACCGTCCGCTGCCCGGCGGCCAGGCCGAACTGCGCCGCTGCGGCGCGCAGCTGTGGATCTCCGCCAATTCCGGCGGCCTGCAGCTGCGCGACGAACAGGGCCATGTGCTGCGCAACCTGGAACGCGGCAGCGACGACTATCCCACCGGCCTGATGGTGCAGCAGATGCGCTGCGATGCCGCCCAGCGCCTGTGGCTGGCCACCAACCAGGGCGTGCTGACCTGGGACGCGGCGCGCGGGCGCCTGGCCGCCGTCCCCGGCGGGCCGGAACAGCCCTTGTTCTCGCTGGCCCTGGCCGGCGATGGCAGCGTGTGGACCGGGCGCATGGGCCAGTTGGACCACTACGCCTGGAATGGCCAACGGCTCACGCGGCTGCAGTCGATCGGGCTGGCGCAGGACTTCCCGGCGATCGCCCCGACCGGCATGCGCATCGACGCGCGCGGCGTGGTCTGGACCACCTCCAGCCGCGGTCTGGCGCGGGTCGATCCGGTCAAGGGCATGGTGCGCACCTACAGCGTGCGCGACGGGCTGCCCAATCCGGAGGTGCGTCCCAACACCCTGGTCCAGGCCGCCAGCGGGCAGCTGTCGATGACCACGCCCGATGGCCTGGTGCTGTTCGACCCGGCGCGGCTGGTGCCCTCGGCACGGCGGCCGGACCTGCAGTTCGAATTCGTCGGCGTGCGCCGCGGCGATCGCGGCCTGGACCTGACCCACACCGTCAATCCGCTGCTGGACAGCGAAGACCGCGACCTGCACGTGATCGCGCGGCTGCTGTCCTTCACCGGCGCCGAGGGCACGACCTACCGCTATCGCCTCAGCGGCTACGACCCGGGCTGGGTCGAGGTGGGCAACACCGGCGAGCGCATCTTCTCGCGCCTGCCGCCGGGCCGTTACGCGCTGGAGGTGCAGGGCCGCAGCAGCGACAGCGTGTGGTCGCAGGTCAGGACGCTGCGCTTCCGCGTGGCCCCGCCGTGGTGGCAGAGCCCATGGGGCGTGGCCTGCATGGCCGGCCTGCTGATCGTGCTGATCGCCTGGTGGATGCACGCCTACCGCCGGCGCCTGCGCCGCCGCACCGAGTGGCAGATGGCCCAGCACCGGCGCAGCGTGGCCGAGCAGGCCTCGCAGGCCAAGACCCAGTTCCTGGCCACCCTCGGCCACGAGGTGCGCACGCCGATGACCGGCGTGCTCGGCATGAGCGAACTGCTGCTGGCGACAAAGCTCGACGAGCGCCAGCACCGCTACATCCGCGCGATCCAGAACGCCGGTCGCCACCTGCTGCGGCTGGTCAACGACGCGCTGGACCTGGCGCGCATCGAGGCCGGCCGGCTGGAGCTGGACCAGCAGGACTTCGACCTGCGCGAACTGCTGGACGAAGTGGTCGCGCTGACCGCGCCGATGGCCGAGCGGCGCGGGCTGACCTTCACCAGCGAGATCGATCCGCGCCTGCCGGCCGCCCTGCGCGGCGACGCGGTGCGCGTGCGCCAGATCCTGCTCAACCTGCTGGGCAACGCGGTCAAGTTCACCGAACGCGGGCAGGTCAGCCTGCAGGCGCGGCCGCTGGACGGGCAGGGCCTGCGCCTGGTGGTCAGCGACACCGGCCCGGGCATCAACGCCGAGCAGCAGGCGCGGCTGTTCCAGCGCTTCGAACAGGGCGACGGCGCGCACACGCGCTACGGCGGCAGCGGCCTGGGCCTGGCGATCAGCCAGGAGCTGGCCGGCGCGATGGGCGGCGGCATCGCGGTGGAGAGCACTCCGGGCCAGGGCACGCGCTTCGTCGTCGACCTGCCGCTGCCGGCGGCGCAGGGCGATGGCGCGGCCGGCGGCGTCCACGCCGAGACCGCGGAGGGCCCGCTGTCGGTGCTGCTGGTCGAGGACGACGCCACCATCGCCGAAGTGATCGTCGGCCTGCTGCAGGCGCGCGGCCACCGCGTGCGCGCGGTGCCGCACGGTCTGGCGGCGCTGGCCGAAGCGACGATGGCGCACTTCGATATCGCCCTGCTGGATCTGGATCTGCCCGGCATGGATGGTCTGGCGCTGGCGCGCGAGCTGCGCAGGCAAGGCTTCGCACCGCCGCTGCTGGCGGTGACCGCACGCACCGACGCGCAGGCCGAAGTGCAGGCGCGCGAAGCGGGCTTCGACGGCTTCCTGCGCAAGCCGGTGACCGGCGAGCTGCTGGCCGCCGCGATGACCGCCGCGCGCGCGGCAGCCAATCTGCGCAAGGACTAG